Below is a window of Prosthecobacter algae DNA.
GCGAGAACCTCGCTGCGCTGCGGGTGAAAGACCTGCTGACCATGTCGGTCGGCAATGAAAAGGAGCCGACTCAGACCGTCGTGAAATCGGAGAACTGGGTGCGCACTTTTTTGGCTCAGCCGATCAGTCATAAGCCTGGGACCGTCTTCATGTACAACAGTGCCGCCACTTACATGTGCTCGGCCATTGTGCAGAAGGTCACCGGGCAAAAGATCCTGGACTACCTCACTCCGCGTTTGTTTGTGCCTCTGGGCATTGCCGGCATGACTTGGGAAAGCTGCCCCAAGGGCATCAATACAGGCGGGTGGGGATTGAGCGTGCAGACGGAAGCATTGGCCAAGTTCGGCCAGCTTTACCTGCAAAAAGGGGAGTGGAATGGGAAAAGGATTTTGCCTGCGGCCTGGGTCGCTGAAGCTGCCGCCTTTCACATCCAGCAGCCCGGGGATGACAAGCCGGATCGGCCCAAAGCAAACAACGACTGGCTGCAGGGATATGGTTACCAGTTCTGGCGCTGCCAGCATGGAAACTTTCGCGGAGACGGAGCCTTTGGCCAGTTCACCATCGTGCTGCCGGAACAGGAGGCCGTCATCGTGATGACAAGTGAAAACAAGAACATGCAGGGCCAGCTCGATCTTGTCTGGGAGCATTTGCTGCCGGCGATGAGCGGCCCGAGTCCTGCAACTGACGCTGCCCTGGCGACAAAGACCAAGTCGCTGAACCTGCCACCTGACAAAGGCAGCGCGGAATCGCCTAACATGGAGCGTGTCAGCGGAAAGGTCTTCACTCTGGCGGAAAACCCGATGGGACTCACGGCTGTCACCTTGGTCTTCCAAGGCAACACCTGCGTGTTTACGGCTCGTTCGTCCAAAGGGCCTCACGTCATTGCCTGCGGCATCGAGCGCTGGCAGAAGGGCATCACGGCTTTTCCTGAAACGCCCCCGCGCCTGATTTCAGGAGGGAAACCGCCAACGCAGATCACCTCCAAGGTTGCTGCCAGTGCCACCTGGACCGATGAAAATACGCTGGTCATGACGTGGCGCTACTATGAGACCCCGCATCATGATACGGTGACCTGTCGCTTTGATGGAGACACCGTGAGCCTGACTTTCCTCAACAGCATCACCGCCATGAACCCGAAGGCAAAGGATGCTCGGCCGGTCCTGACCGGGAAGGTTGGTGCCGAGTGAAACGAATTCAGGCTCTCGCCGCCCATCGGTTCGCCAGCAGACCGTTCACGAACAGTTGCAAGGGGTGGTAAAACATGATGGGCAGCAGGATCAGGGTGAGATCTGGGCGGTCGCCGAAGATCAGCATGGCCAGGGGCACCCCCATGGCGAGGGTCTTTTTGACCGAGCAAAAGTAGGCCGCCACAGCATCTTCCTGGTTCAGGCGCAAGGCTTTGCAAGAGCCCCAGACCAGCAAGGACATCAAGGTAAAAAGAAACACCACCAGACCCAAAATCTGCGCGGTGAGAGTGCTGCCAAAACGACCCCAGATCTGCTCCTCCACGGATTCACAAAAGGCGGCATAGACGATGAACAGGATGACCAGATTGCTGATGCGGGCCATCCAGAGTTTGTACTGCTCCACCACGGGCTTCAGCGACGGGCGCAGGGCCATGCCGAGACCAAAGGGCAGCAGGGTGAGCATCGTGATCTTCAGCAGCAGCGGACCAAAGTCCCCGGTCTGCCCCGTTTTCTGCATGAGCAGGTGAACCAGCAAAGGCGTCACCAACACGCCCAGGATGTTTGAGAAAGCGGCGTTAAAAAGCGCGCCCGCCGTATTGCCACGGGCAATGGCCGTCAGCACCACGGAGGTCGAGATGGTGGAGGGCAGGACGCACAGATAAAGAAAACCATCGCGCACGGCTTCCGGCTGGTTTGGAAAGACCAGCGGCACCACCTTGTTCAGCAACAGGCCGACAATGGGGAAGATGACGAAAGTGAAGCACTGGATGACCAGATGCAGCCGCCAGTTGGCCGCACCGCTTTTGATCTTTTCCAAAGCCAGTGACAGCCCTTGGAAAAACAGGATGAGGGCGATGCCCGCATTGCTTGCGATGTCAGGCTGCAGAATGCCATGGCGCGCCCCCGGTCCGGGAATGATAAACCCCAGGATCACCGCCACCCCCAGCCCAATAAGAAACCCATGCACACGCCACCAGGCGACTTTTGGGGCAGGTTGAACGGGTGCCTTGGACGGGGGACTGGAACTCATTTCGGTGTCACGACAATGAGCCTGTGCCGTCCCTTATCAACCAAAACGCGGCAACGCAGGAGCACCGGATCCTGTTTCAGTTCGATTCATAAAATGAAATGCGAGCAGGACACCACCACAGACAAAAAACGCGGATGGCCTTTCAGCCACCCGCGCTTCACGGTTTTGGGGTTTGAAAATCAGGCGAATGCCGGATTAATAACGGTAGTGATCCGTCTTGTAAGGGCCATCGACAGCCACGCCGATGTAGTCGGCTTGGTCCTTGGAAAGCACGGTCAGCTTGACGCCGATCTTGGCCAAGTGCAGACGGGCGACTTCTTCGTCCAGCTTCTTCCGTTGCACTGGCAAGCAACTGGATGGGATTATCTAGGTTGTTCAAAATAGGCTTCATTGTCACCAATATCATTCATCTTAAGCTTGTCATCTGGCCAGCTCCTTGCTCTGATGGTGGTTCCATGCTCAAACCACGCTTCCTGATTGGGTTCACCGGCCATCGTACGGGTTATGATGAAGCCCTCATCCGTCCCGCCTTGAAGGCGGTGTTAGAGGATTTGCAGAAACGTGCAGCCGCCATTGGTGGGGAGGCTGATCTGTATACCAGTGTCGCAGAAGGCGCCGATACGCTTTGCGTACAGGTGGCGCGGGGGCTTGGCATGGCAGTGCACCTGCTGCTCCCGCTTCCGCAGGATGAATTTGCCAAAGACTTTTCCTCCCCCCCAGCCTGGGAGCGTTCGCGTCAGCAGATTGAGCTCGCGCTACAGAAACCAGGCAGCGACAGCATGCGTGTGTTGCCTGGGGAGATGAAGCGCCCGGACTGCTACTTCGACCAGGGCATCCGGATTTTGGAGGGCGTTGATGTGCTCGTCGCCGTCTGGGACGGGTTGCCTGAGCAAGGGCTCGGCGGCACTGCCCAGGTGATTGTTCATGCGAAAAATCTCGGCATGCCAGTGATTTTGATCCATTCAAAGACCGGTCAATCCCGTATCGAAGACGATAGCAGTCTGGAGCAAGTTTTTGTCCCCGATGACGTGCTGGCAGAACTGCAAAAAATCGCACACAAGGCCGGTGCCACCTGCGTCAATGAACCCGGCACAGCGGATGATCTGCAAGAGTGCCTAGACGACATCGCCAATGACGAAGCATCTCGCTTTCGGCCCTCGTTGGTCATCATTATCCTGCTGCATGGGATCGCCGCGCTGCTGGCGGCCATCGTAACCTTTCAACTCGCCAAAGACACCCTTTGGGAGCACTGGAAATGGGTTTTCACTGCTACAGAGCTGCTGCTGGTAAGTTATGCTCTCTGGTTGAGCATACGTCTCCATCGCAAGCACACACAGGAGCGGTGGATTCGCTGCCGCTTTGCCTGTGAACTGGTGCGCGGACTCCGTGCCAGTGTGCCATTGGTCGATCCCTTAAACCCATCCATTGGCGTGCATGATCCAAAGTGGCGGCGCTTTGCCCTCAGCGTCGGTCTGCTTGTCAATGAGCGCCGCGCCCTTCTCCAGCCGGATGTCCTGCGGGACCATTACATCACCACCCGCCTTAGCGAGACGCATGAGGAGGGCCAGATCGGCCATTACCTGAAGAAGAGGCCAAAAGCGATGCTCTGGTGGAACACTACGGGTTTCGTCAGCAAATGGAGCGCCCAACTGGCTCCCGTTTTTGTGCTGCTTTCGCTCATCAACAAGGTCTTCCATCTGGGCTATCAAAAGCCCTTTGGTGGCTGGATTGTCGTCACTCTCCTGCCCATCGCCCTGCCGCTCATCGCCGGAGTCGCCAGCGGCATCCGCCAGGCCCTGGATGCCGGTCGCCGCAAAGAACGCTACCCCGAGATGGCCGCCCGCCTCCTCGCCCTCCGCACCCATCTCAAAGGCCTCGAAACCCGCGCCACCATTGCCCACACTGTGACCCAGACCGAAGAAATTCTCCTCGATGAACTCCGTGAATGGCAACTCACGGCGACGACGACGGGGCATTGAACAAGAATCTTTTCGCCTCCCATGAAAACCGTCCGCATCTTCATCAGCAGCCCCGGCGATGTCTCGCAGGAACGAGAACGCGCCAGCCAAGTCATCCAAAGCCTCCAGCGACGATATTCACGGAAATTCCACCTTGCCCCCGTGTTCTGGGAAAACCTTCCCCTGGAGCCGGACATGTCCTTCCAGCAAGGCATCGACCTCTTTCTGAAGAACCCCGGCGTCGATGTCGCCGTCTTCATCCTTTGGTCTCGGCTCGGCTCACCCCTCGGAGCCTCCATCCGCAAGGCCGACGGCTCCACCTACCGCTCCGGCACCGAACGCGAATACGACCTCATGATCCAAGCACGCGCCCAATCGCGTGCCGCCGAAGGTATCGCTCGCCCACGCATGGTCATCTACACTCGACGCGACGACTATAGCTTCGATGCTCAACTGCGCGGCAAATCCACCGCCGAGAAAAAGGAAATGCTTTCCCAGAAGGAACTCGTCGAGACCTTCATGAAGGAAACCTTCAAGGACGCCGAAACCGGTGACAACATCGGTGCCTATCACCCCTTCGACCGCCCCGTCCATTTCTCCCACCGCCTCCGCACCCACCTCCAAGCCATACTAGACGAACTTGCTGGCGATATGGACGAGGTCATCTGGGACATCGAAAAACAAGGCCCGCCCTTCCTTGGTCTCGATGCCTTCCAGCCCGAGCATGCCGACGTTTTCTTCGGAAGAGAAGAAGAAATTCTTGAAGCTCGCAACGCCCTTAAGGAAAAAGCCACAAAGGGCTGCGCCTTCCTGCTCCTCTCTGGAGCCAGCGGCAGCGGAAAATCCTCCCTCGCACGCGCCGGGATACTCCCAGAAATCCTTACCCACGAATCTAACGAACACGCCGAGATCTGGAAATCTCTCATCATTACGCCTGCCGAGCTCGGCCCTGATCCAATCTTTGGCCTGCTCAGTCTCCTATCTGAAAAATCCCTCATCCCCGAACTCCTCGATCAAGTCTCCAACCTCAAAAAACTCGCCGCCGACCTTGCCAAAGACGCCTCCAGCTTTTTCGACTACGCCTTCATCAAAGCGTTCCAAGCCGCCGAAACCCGTTTTGGCGGCACCGCCCGCTTCCTTCTCGTCATCGACCAACTCGAAGAAGTCTTCACCAAGGACGCTCTCACTAGCGAAAATCGTTCCGCCTTACTATCCCTGCTCGAAACCTTCGCCCGCAGCGGACGATTCTGGATCATCGCAACCGTCCGCAGTGATTTCTATCAGGAAATCCAAAGCGAACCCGCCCTCGTACGCATGAAGGAAGGCCGCGGTCTGCTCGATGTGCTTCCACCTAAGCCCGACGCGATCGCCCGCCTCATTGAAGAACCGGCCCGTCTTGCTGGCCTCACATTCGAGAATAAAGACGGCCAGTCCCTCTCAAGCCGTATCCTCCGGGATGCATCCCACAGTCCTGAACTCCTCCCTCTCGTCGAATTCGTGCTGCTCGAACTCTTCAATCAAGCCGATGAAAACAAGCTCACGCACACTGCCTATGACGAACTCGGTGGAGTGGATGGTGCCCTTCGTCGTAAAGCGGAGTCTACCTATAATAATCTACCCAGCGCGGCAGCGGAAACTCTCGGGAAAGTTCTACAAGCCCTCGTAACTCTTGGGGACGAATCTGACAGAGCTGGTGAATCGGATAAGCCTGTCCGCCTTCGCGCAACTCTTGCGACCTTTCCTGAAAACAGCCCTGCCCGCCAACTCATAGACGCTTTCATAGCGGCCCGTCTCTTCACAACCGCTCAATTCGATGGTTCCAACGAAGCCACATTCACTGTCGCTCATGAATCCCTCCTCCGCGTCTGGCCAAAGGCAGTCGCGTGGAAAGATCAAAACAGCGACTTCCTCCGCGCCCGCGCCCGGATAACAGTAAGGATGAGAGAGGGAGGTCTTCTTCTTGATGGAGATCCTCTTTTACCATTGTCAAAATCATATCTCCTAACGCGTGAGGAAGGCTTCTCATCTAGTCAGACTGCATGGATTAAACAATCCATCAAAACCGCTGAGACAAAAACTGCTCAAGCAATCAAACGCCGACGCTTAGCATTTACCGCTCTCAGCCTACTCACACTCTTTGCGGCAGCCGCAGCAATTTGGGCATTGCAATCTGCAAATGAGGCGGTTAAGCAAAAAAACCAAGCAACCGAAAATGCGAGACAGGCAAGTCGTAACCTGGATTCCGCGATTCGTATCGCTGACAAAACTATGGAAAGCACGTCAGCAAAGTTGACTTACCGATCTGGAATGCAGAGTTTACGAAAAGATCTTTTGAACGAAGTGGCTGTACTAACATATGAGTTGGCCAATCAAGCTACGGAAAACTCGAAAGCTCAGTTTGGATTCTATCGAGCGGAAATGGAGCGTTTACTCGCAGAGTATGATTATAATCCTTCTCTTAAAAATCTCTTCATGATTCGGAAAAATTATTCTCATTTACTATTACTCTCAGATGAGAATCCAGAAGAGTATGAAATCCAGATTTACACATTGAATACAGGATACAAATCATATCGAGCGGCCCTCGCCCATGAAAACAAGGAACTACAGAAAGAATTTATTGCTGCCAACAAAGGCCGACTGGTAAGGTGCATGGAAAAGCAAAAGGACACTGCCGTGATCGGGCCAGTGGTCGCCAATTACAACAATGCATTTGCTGCATTAGAAACCGACCCCGAAAAAGCCCAGGCCTTTTACCTGGAAGCCATAAAGGCTGTCGACGACAGCAACCCAAATATTTTCACTGACGGGGAAACTCTGCGTGCATTCGTTGCGCCAAGAGTAAATTTAATTAGAAGTTTACTGCAAGTCGGAAAGGTCAAAGACCTTGTCACTGGAGTGCCAAATAAATTCCAAGCAACAGTCAAAAGTATTGTTGAAAATACTGTTAAAACTGTAAATGAGGCAGTCATAGTTTCCCCTGATTACCCGGAAGTAAATGAAGCGGCTAGTCATGCCCTTTCGTGCATCTCCGACTTTTACCTTGCTGCTCTCCAGCCAGAAAATGGATTACTGTTAGCGGAAGAATCACTGCGTATTTCTACTCAATTGGTAGCCAGGAATCCGGGAATTGGAAAATATGTAAGCTTGCTTGCATATTCTCACAAAGCTCTTTCCCAAATATTGCACAACCCAAGAGACCCTAGATTTATTTCACAATTACACATATTTCATGCTGTTGAATCTGCAAATTATTACTTGATATCGGCCCGCATGAGAAGGGACAATATTCGATCCTGGAATTCTGCGATTTTTGGATACCAGAAGGTGGTCACGCTCATGGCTGAAATCGATAGCCCAGAACTTGATGAGTATTACAAATTAAGTTTGGATGTAATCTCCGAAGCTGAGAATGCGGTAAGATTTAATGTTTATGATTGGTGTGACATGTTATCAATTTATTCTAGTTATGCATCTCATCTTCAAAATAGCGACAGGAGTAGCGATGCGTATGCAGTTGCAAAAATAGGGTTAGATAAAGCTCTATTAAGAGGGCAGGAGCCCGAATGGTCGGGCAGCGATTGGTTTCAGATATCCCTGGTTGAAATAGTGCAAGCACTTGGGAATGCCGCCGAATCACAAGAAATACTACCAGAAATTATTCCACAAGTTGAAGCAGCCTTGAGGCTCTTAGTTAAGCCCGAAAACAGAATGCGTGCAGCAGAGGTTGCTTCCATAAAGCGCCTATACACAAAATCTTTGTTCGCGGATGGACAACTAGATACGGCACTTGCAGAGGCCGAAAACATCGAACTCTTCTTGAAGCAATGGACAGGAGTCCGACCACACTATTTTTTGAGGATTCAAGAAAATAATTTAAAACGTGTTCAAGCTTCATTTTATGAGGCAAAAGGAAATAGTGATCTCGAAAAAAAATATCTTTATGACTACATTGAAGGATTCATTAAATTGTATGGCCAGAAAAAGCCTGATAAGCTAGATCAATTTGGTATCGTAAGCGAGTTGGAGGAACTGAGAAAATTAGCTGGAGAAGTTGAGGCCAACAAACATACTTTTACTGTTATCATCCCATGCCAAGGTCATAATGGAACTCGTCGGTTTAGTTTTAGATTTAAAAATTATCCAGCCGACGAAAAGCCTCTGTCAGACCAGCTTTCTGCCTTTGAAGAACTCGGATGGCATTTGCCAATTTCTACTCTTGAAAACTTTCAGAAAATTCAAGAAATTGCATTTAAAGAAAATATTGATTTTGTCGACCTCCTTAAAAACTCTGCGACAGAACTTCTCGGCTTGTATACTTATAAGGATCTACAGAAAGTAGGTAATGCTATCGGTAATTTGCACTCGAGCGACGACACTAGGGTTAGTGGATTGGTTTTTGAATATCGGAAGCATGTGGCTGAGAATACAGAACAAATTTCAAAACGGATTGAAAGGTTGAAGGCACTGTCGCAGAGTTTGAATGGGATAGAAAAAGCTAACGCTATCTTGCTTATGGCAAATTTGTCTGTCGACATAGCAACATTGACTCGGGCCACAAGCAAAGATGAAGCAATTAGGCATCTTGGGTATGCTTATGCGTATTCTATCGAATTCAGAAATATATCGGATAATGAAGGCATTTACAATAGGCTGAATGAGAGAATTGGTCAGGCTCGGACTTTTATCTTAAAAAGTAATGATGAAGCTGGCTCATTTGCCGCTTCGATGGAAAAATTCAAATTAAGACCACCAACGCAGATGGAATTGTTAAAGTATGGCGATGAGGAAGTTGTTATCTTTCTTTCCGGGCGTAATAGTAACAATCAAAAAATATACAACTATTTACTTATTAAGTTCAAGAATTATTTTTCTATGCGAGCTGCTATAAAAGAATCATTTAAAAATTTGGATGTGACAAAGTATGGGGAGGTTATTGCTGCTGGAAAAGGCGATCCATCTGATGAAACCCAAAGGGATATTGAGAAAAGATTTAAGGTTCTTTCATTTCCCGGAGCGAAAACTGCTCCTGATGTGAACGACTCAACAGCTTTAGAATCTAGTTCCGTGCCTAAATTGCCCGATTGGTTTATCACTGGCATAAAGGCTGGTAAAAATGAATCGCAACTTACCGAATACATTAGGGCGGAACTACAGGATGATGTCTTTGTCAGAGGTTACGATAAAGCCCTTTGGACTCCCGATTTCATCTTGCGTATTGCTAAAGTCTATTATATAGGATATTTAAAACAGTGTATGGAGCTAAAATCTACAGATGAAAAGAGATTGCCAGTAAATCAGTGAAAGAACGTATTGATTGCTTGGATGCCATCGTTTCGCCAGCCAAGGATAGATGTCTGGCACATAGAGCTGTGGACAATTCCTGTAGAGCGGATTGTTAACTGCATCATCTCGCTGGTGATGACTTGGGAGATGAGCACATCTGGGCAGTTGCAGGTGCTGAGGCGGGATCTATAGCCGGAGGCCCTGATGAGGCAGCAGCGATCAGTGACAGGCCACAAACCAAAACGCGGCCGGTCTTTCGACCGTCCGCGCTCTGGGTTTTTTTTGGGGGGTAAGTATTGCTTTGTTGCGGTGCTACAAGGCTCCTGTCCTACAGTACAGGGCTCCTTTTAATACCGGTAGTGATCCGTCTTGTAAGGGCCATCGACGGGCACGCCGATGTAATCGGCCTGGTCTTTGGAGAGGACGGTCAGCTTGACGCCGATCTTGGCCAAGTGCAGACGGGCGACTTCTTCGTCCAGCTTCTTCGGCAGCACGGTCACGCCGATTGGGCGGCTGTCCTTGGTTTCCCAAAGCTCGATCTGGGCCAGCGTTTGGTTGGTGAAGCTGTTGCTCATCACGAAGCTTGGGTGGCCGGTGGCGCAGCCCAGGTTCACGAGGCGGCCTTCAGCCAGCATGAAGATGCTGTTGCCAGCCGGGAAGGTGTACTTATCCACCTGGGGCTTGATGTTCAGGCGCTTCACGTCTTTGCGCTCATTGAGCTTGTCCACCTGGATCTCATTGTCGAAGTGGCCGATGTTACACACGATGGCCTGGTCCTTCATCTTCTCCATGTGTTCCAGGGTGATGATGTCTTTGTTGCCCGTGGTGGTGACGTAGATGTCGCCGTAGCCGAGGGTGTCTTCGATTGGCATCACGCGGTGACCTTCCATGGCGGCCTGAAGGGCACACACAGGATCGATTTCCGTCACGATGACCTGAGCGCCCATGCCGCGGAGGGCAGCGGCACAGCCTTTACCCACGTCGCCATAACCGCAGACCACGCCGACCTTGCCAGCGATCATCACGTCTGTGGCGCGCTTGATGCCATCCAGAAGGGACTCGCGGCAGCCATAGAGGTTGTCGAACTTGGACTTGGTGACGCTGTCGTTGACGTTGATGGCCGGGAAAAGCAGCTTGCCTGCCTTGGCCATTTCATAGAGGCGATGCACACCGGTGGTGGTCTCTTCGGAGACGCCTTTGAGGTCTTTGACGATCGTGTGGAAAATGCCAGGCTGGTTCTTGGCGATGTCCTTGAGGAGGTCCTTGATGACCTTCACTTCGTGGTTGTCCGAAGGGGTGTTGACCCAATCGTCACCGTTTTCCATTTCATAACCCTTGTGGATCAGGAGCGTGACGTCGCCGCCATCGTCCACAATCAGTTCCGGGCCTTTGTCTCCTGGGAAGATGATGGCCTTCCAGGTGCACCACCAGTATTCTTCCAGAGTCTCGCCCTTCCAGGCGAAAACAGGGGTGCCAGTGGCGGCGATGCCTGCGGCAGCGTGGTCCTGGGTGGAGAAAATGTTGCAGGAGGCCCAGCGCAC
It encodes the following:
- a CDS encoding serine hydrolase, with product MSPTRRTFFKHLSLGGLSLWLSPACGETLAATVEKLPRNAPANKGVSSEAILRFLEAVDKQGFELHSFMMLRQGEVVAEAWWDPYGPDFIHTMYSMSKSFTSTAVGLAVAEGKLSVEDKVVSFFPDDLPVTVSENLAALRVKDLLTMSVGNEKEPTQTVVKSENWVRTFLAQPISHKPGTVFMYNSAATYMCSAIVQKVTGQKILDYLTPRLFVPLGIAGMTWESCPKGINTGGWGLSVQTEALAKFGQLYLQKGEWNGKRILPAAWVAEAAAFHIQQPGDDKPDRPKANNDWLQGYGYQFWRCQHGNFRGDGAFGQFTIVLPEQEAVIVMTSENKNMQGQLDLVWEHLLPAMSGPSPATDAALATKTKSLNLPPDKGSAESPNMERVSGKVFTLAENPMGLTAVTLVFQGNTCVFTARSSKGPHVIACGIERWQKGITAFPETPPRLISGGKPPTQITSKVAASATWTDENTLVMTWRYYETPHHDTVTCRFDGDTVSLTFLNSITAMNPKAKDARPVLTGKVGAE
- a CDS encoding AAA family ATPase yields the protein MKTVRIFISSPGDVSQERERASQVIQSLQRRYSRKFHLAPVFWENLPLEPDMSFQQGIDLFLKNPGVDVAVFILWSRLGSPLGASIRKADGSTYRSGTEREYDLMIQARAQSRAAEGIARPRMVIYTRRDDYSFDAQLRGKSTAEKKEMLSQKELVETFMKETFKDAETGDNIGAYHPFDRPVHFSHRLRTHLQAILDELAGDMDEVIWDIEKQGPPFLGLDAFQPEHADVFFGREEEILEARNALKEKATKGCAFLLLSGASGSGKSSLARAGILPEILTHESNEHAEIWKSLIITPAELGPDPIFGLLSLLSEKSLIPELLDQVSNLKKLAADLAKDASSFFDYAFIKAFQAAETRFGGTARFLLVIDQLEEVFTKDALTSENRSALLSLLETFARSGRFWIIATVRSDFYQEIQSEPALVRMKEGRGLLDVLPPKPDAIARLIEEPARLAGLTFENKDGQSLSSRILRDASHSPELLPLVEFVLLELFNQADENKLTHTAYDELGGVDGALRRKAESTYNNLPSAAAETLGKVLQALVTLGDESDRAGESDKPVRLRATLATFPENSPARQLIDAFIAARLFTTAQFDGSNEATFTVAHESLLRVWPKAVAWKDQNSDFLRARARITVRMREGGLLLDGDPLLPLSKSYLLTREEGFSSSQTAWIKQSIKTAETKTAQAIKRRRLAFTALSLLTLFAAAAAIWALQSANEAVKQKNQATENARQASRNLDSAIRIADKTMESTSAKLTYRSGMQSLRKDLLNEVAVLTYELANQATENSKAQFGFYRAEMERLLAEYDYNPSLKNLFMIRKNYSHLLLLSDENPEEYEIQIYTLNTGYKSYRAALAHENKELQKEFIAANKGRLVRCMEKQKDTAVIGPVVANYNNAFAALETDPEKAQAFYLEAIKAVDDSNPNIFTDGETLRAFVAPRVNLIRSLLQVGKVKDLVTGVPNKFQATVKSIVENTVKTVNEAVIVSPDYPEVNEAASHALSCISDFYLAALQPENGLLLAEESLRISTQLVARNPGIGKYVSLLAYSHKALSQILHNPRDPRFISQLHIFHAVESANYYLISARMRRDNIRSWNSAIFGYQKVVTLMAEIDSPELDEYYKLSLDVISEAENAVRFNVYDWCDMLSIYSSYASHLQNSDRSSDAYAVAKIGLDKALLRGQEPEWSGSDWFQISLVEIVQALGNAAESQEILPEIIPQVEAALRLLVKPENRMRAAEVASIKRLYTKSLFADGQLDTALAEAENIELFLKQWTGVRPHYFLRIQENNLKRVQASFYEAKGNSDLEKKYLYDYIEGFIKLYGQKKPDKLDQFGIVSELEELRKLAGEVEANKHTFTVIIPCQGHNGTRRFSFRFKNYPADEKPLSDQLSAFEELGWHLPISTLENFQKIQEIAFKENIDFVDLLKNSATELLGLYTYKDLQKVGNAIGNLHSSDDTRVSGLVFEYRKHVAENTEQISKRIERLKALSQSLNGIEKANAILLMANLSVDIATLTRATSKDEAIRHLGYAYAYSIEFRNISDNEGIYNRLNERIGQARTFILKSNDEAGSFAASMEKFKLRPPTQMELLKYGDEEVVIFLSGRNSNNQKIYNYLLIKFKNYFSMRAAIKESFKNLDVTKYGEVIAAGKGDPSDETQRDIEKRFKVLSFPGAKTAPDVNDSTALESSSVPKLPDWFITGIKAGKNESQLTEYIRAELQDDVFVRGYDKALWTPDFILRIAKVYYIGYLKQCMELKSTDEKRLPVNQ
- a CDS encoding bile acid:sodium symporter family protein — translated: MSSSPPSKAPVQPAPKVAWWRVHGFLIGLGVAVILGFIIPGPGARHGILQPDIASNAGIALILFFQGLSLALEKIKSGAANWRLHLVIQCFTFVIFPIVGLLLNKVVPLVFPNQPEAVRDGFLYLCVLPSTISTSVVLTAIARGNTAGALFNAAFSNILGVLVTPLLVHLLMQKTGQTGDFGPLLLKITMLTLLPFGLGMALRPSLKPVVEQYKLWMARISNLVILFIVYAAFCESVEEQIWGRFGSTLTAQILGLVVFLFTLMSLLVWGSCKALRLNQEDAVAAYFCSVKKTLAMGVPLAMLIFGDRPDLTLILLPIMFYHPLQLFVNGLLANRWAARA
- the ahcY gene encoding adenosylhomocysteinase, with amino-acid sequence MSDYKVKDIGLADFGRKELDIAESEMPGLMATREKYGPKKPLAGVRITGSLHMTIQTGVLIETLKELGADVRWASCNIFSTQDHAAAGIAATGTPVFAWKGETLEEYWWCTWKAIIFPGDKGPELIVDDGGDVTLLIHKGYEMENGDDWVNTPSDNHEVKVIKDLLKDIAKNQPGIFHTIVKDLKGVSEETTTGVHRLYEMAKAGKLLFPAINVNDSVTKSKFDNLYGCRESLLDGIKRATDVMIAGKVGVVCGYGDVGKGCAAALRGMGAQVIVTEIDPVCALQAAMEGHRVMPIEDTLGYGDIYVTTTGNKDIITLEHMEKMKDQAIVCNIGHFDNEIQVDKLNERKDVKRLNIKPQVDKYTFPAGNSIFMLAEGRLVNLGCATGHPSFVMSNSFTNQTLAQIELWETKDSRPIGVTVLPKKLDEEVARLHLAKIGVKLTVLSKDQADYIGVPVDGPYKTDHYRY